One Candidatus Aegiribacteria sp. genomic window, ATCACCATGTCGATTCTATCGGATATATTCCTTCGAACTTCACTTGTTCGATGTACTACATCCTTTGCGAGACCATGAATGAAACCGTATCTTCCATCAGCCATGATGATATCCATATCATCACCGACATGCTTTTCAACCTGTTCTATTTCGGATTTCAGAGAGTCACAGGGAACAGAATCACCACATAGTTCAATTGCGTACTCATCATCTTCGAGTAACTTGATAGCAAGCCATCTGGGATCCACATCGTTTTTTTCAGCAATTTGTTGCACTCGATTCTGAATGAGCTGAATCGCCTTTTCAAGTACCGAATCGTAAGCAACCTTCGTTTCAGGGATCGAGTGGTTCATACTTTCCCTGTTGATGACATCCTTCAGTTCATTGATTCCCCTGTTCCTGGAAGCGACGATAGGAATAACAGGGCAGTCAAGATGCCTGGATAGATGTTCAATCTCTATCTTGATTTTACGTTTTGCCGCAAGATCCGTCATATTGAGAGCCACAACCATTGGAACCTTCATCTCAAGCAGCTGGGTTGTAAGGAAGAGATTACGTTCCAGATTGGTTGCGTCCAGAATATTTACGATAAGGTCAGGGTGTTCTGTGAGAATGTACTTTCTTGCAATCGATTCATCTATTGAGAATGCGGTAAAGGAATAGATCCCTGGCAGGTCAGTTACGTCGACCTCCACGTTATCATGTTTATAGGAACCTTCGATTCGATCCACTGTTACACCTGGCCAGTTGCCGACTCTCTGACGGGAGCCGGTCAAAGCATTCAGAAGCGTTGTTTTACCGACATTCGGATTACCGGCGATCGCGATTCTAATGTTTCTCATTTTAACTCCTGTATTCATTCTGCAGTGTCGATGATAAGAACGTCAGCTTCGCTTTTTCTCAATGTGAGCTTTTGACCGTTCAGTTCAATTTCAACAGGATCCCCCATAGGCGCCTTCCTGAGAAGCCTGAACCGGCAGCCTTTCAGGAGTCCCATTCTCAGCAGTTTATGACGGTATGTTTTGCTTCCCTGGTCGTATCCCGTGATCTTCGCTTCGGAACCTGTTTCAAGATCACCGATCTTCATAAGACTTCCTTTCGGTGTTCAAATTAGAATATTTAGGCATATCTAAACCCTGTATTAAAAAAAACGATCATTCAAGCTGCAGGAATATCTTATGCGCCATTCCATGTCCTATCATCAATCGTGTGTCACCGGTTTTGATTAGAATCATACCATTATTCCCGGTTGACTGGAGCATTTCAATATCATTCCCGATATGCAATCCCATTCCGCTGAACCGCTCCCGGAATCCCCTGCCGCCCCTTACAGCGATTATCCTGGCCTTCTGACCGGGACGCAGTTCGCTCA contains:
- a CDS encoding ferrous iron transport protein A, yielding MKIGDLETGSEAKITGYDQGSKTYRHKLLRMGLLKGCRFRLLRKAPMGDPVEIELNGQKLTLRKSEADVLIIDTAE
- a CDS encoding ferrous iron transport protein A, with protein sequence MRDRGSRTDGYSVRLSELRPGQKARIIAVRGGRGFRERFSGMGLHIGNDIEMLQSTGNNGMILIKTGDTRLMIGHGMAHKIFLQLE